One stretch of Alcaligenes faecalis DNA includes these proteins:
- a CDS encoding MFS transporter — MSTHQTMNTAGSRPERLSLTQQERKASILLALLFACRMLGLFLLTPVFAVAAHSLPGGNDAARVGLALGAYGLTQAVLQIPLGMASDRFGRRPIIVIGMALFVIGGVISALAQNIDWVTVGRCIQGLGAVSAAISAWVADSTRPEVRTRAMAMVGGSIGLSFAVSLVLSPVLVGQFGLSGLFWAISLLGFVCLLIAAFVVPSAPKAPASIVQVTAGQVLRHMDLLRLNFGVFCLHFILMSLFIVVPGILATLGGYGTQDLWKVYLPVILVSFVMMVPAVFWTETRKRHKHALELSVLLLIVVLAVMPWARDSLVPMVAALTFFFIGFNVLEALQPSLVSRVAPPEYKGLALGFYNTSQSLGVFAGGLIGGILAGRGHTQWVLWTGAALALLWLLTARGFKDKY, encoded by the coding sequence ATGAGTACACACCAAACCATGAATACGGCCGGATCGCGCCCGGAGCGTCTGAGTCTGACTCAGCAAGAGCGCAAGGCCAGCATCCTGCTTGCCCTGTTGTTTGCCTGTCGAATGCTGGGTCTGTTTTTGCTGACCCCGGTCTTTGCGGTTGCAGCCCATTCCTTGCCCGGCGGTAACGACGCCGCCCGTGTGGGCCTTGCATTGGGTGCCTATGGTCTGACGCAGGCTGTCTTGCAGATTCCCTTGGGGATGGCATCGGACCGTTTTGGACGCAGACCGATTATCGTCATCGGCATGGCCTTGTTCGTGATCGGCGGGGTGATCTCCGCCCTGGCCCAGAATATTGATTGGGTGACGGTAGGCCGCTGTATTCAAGGTCTGGGGGCGGTGTCAGCAGCCATTTCCGCCTGGGTAGCCGACTCCACTCGTCCCGAAGTACGTACACGCGCCATGGCCATGGTGGGCGGCTCGATTGGTCTGTCTTTCGCTGTATCGCTGGTGCTCTCGCCAGTGCTGGTGGGGCAATTTGGTCTGTCGGGATTGTTCTGGGCCATCAGCTTGCTGGGCTTTGTCTGCTTGTTGATCGCCGCTTTTGTGGTGCCCAGCGCACCTAAAGCGCCAGCCTCGATTGTGCAGGTCACTGCCGGACAGGTGTTGCGTCATATGGACTTGCTGCGCCTGAACTTTGGCGTGTTCTGTCTGCACTTCATCCTGATGTCCCTGTTCATCGTGGTGCCGGGTATTCTGGCTACCCTGGGCGGCTACGGTACGCAGGATTTGTGGAAGGTGTACCTGCCCGTTATCCTGGTTTCCTTTGTGATGATGGTGCCTGCGGTGTTCTGGACAGAGACCCGCAAGCGTCACAAACATGCGCTGGAACTGTCTGTGTTGCTGCTGATTGTGGTGCTGGCCGTGATGCCATGGGCGCGCGATTCGCTGGTTCCCATGGTGGCTGCGCTGACCTTTTTCTTCATCGGCTTTAACGTGCTGGAAGCCTTGCAGCCTTCCTTGGTGTCCCGCGTGGCACCGCCAGAATACAAAGGTTTGGCGCTGGGTTTTTACAACACCTCCCAGTCCCTGGGGGTGTTTGCGGGTGGCCTGATCGGGGGCATCCTGGCTGGGCGAGGGCACACGCAATGGGTCTTGTGGACCGGCGCAGCCTTGGCTTTGCTTTGGCTGCTGACAGCGCGCGGTTTCAAAGATAAATATTAA
- the ssb gene encoding single-stranded DNA-binding protein produces the protein MASVNKVILVGNLGRDPEVRYSAEGSAICNISIATTSQWKDRTSGERREETEWHRVVFYNRLAEIAGEYLRKGRPVYVEGRLRTRKWTGQDGQERFTTEIIAEQMQMLGGRDGGDMGGGSMGGGEYGGGGGGAPAPQRAQRPAPQQQQQQQAPRNNAPMSDNLADMDDDIPF, from the coding sequence ATGGCATCGGTAAATAAAGTCATTCTGGTGGGCAATCTTGGCCGCGACCCAGAAGTACGCTACAGCGCAGAAGGCTCGGCCATCTGCAATATTTCCATTGCCACGACTTCGCAGTGGAAAGACCGTACCTCCGGCGAGCGCCGTGAGGAAACCGAGTGGCACCGTGTGGTGTTCTACAACCGTCTGGCTGAAATCGCGGGTGAGTACCTGCGCAAAGGCCGTCCCGTCTACGTAGAAGGTCGCCTGCGCACCCGTAAATGGACAGGCCAGGACGGTCAGGAGCGTTTCACGACCGAGATCATTGCCGAGCAAATGCAAATGCTGGGTGGCCGTGACGGTGGTGATATGGGCGGCGGCAGCATGGGTGGTGGCGAATACGGTGGCGGCGGCGGTGGTGCACCAGCTCCGCAACGTGCTCAGCGTCCTGCTCCCCAGCAGCAACAACAGCAACAGGCTCCACGTAATAACGCGCCTATGTCGGACAATCTGGCCGATATGGATGACGATATTCCGTTCTAA